GGCCGGAAGACGATATGATCCTCCTCCACATCCACGATCACCGCGCTGTCGCGGCAGATATCTCCCTTCAACAGCTTGCGCGATAAGGGGTTCTCCACCTCGCGCTGGAGGGTACGGCGGAGCGGCCGGGCGCCGAACTGCGGATCGAAGCCTTTCTGCGCCAGCCAGCGCCGCGCCGCCGGCGTCAGCTCTATCTGCACCCCGAATTCCTGGAGTCGCTGACGAATCTCGTTCATCTGCAGATCCACGATCTGCTCGACCTGTTCCTGGGTCAGCGGTTCGAAGATGATGATCTCATCAATGCGGTTCAGGAACTCCGGGCGGAAGGTGGTCTTAAGCGCTTCATGAAGCCGCTTCTCGTCCAGCTTGTATGCCTCTTCTTCCTCGCCGGCCGTGCGGAACCCCAGCGATCCACCCTTGCGGGCGAACTCGGTGCCCAGGTTGGAGGTCATGATGATGACCGTGTTGCGGAAGTCCACCGTGTGGCCCTGGCCGTCGGTCAGCCGGCCGTCCTCCAGGACCTGGAGCAGGGTGTTCCAGACCTCTGGGTGCGCCTTCTCGATTTCGTCGAAGAGGATGACGCGATAGGGCCGGCGGCGCACTGCCTCGGTGAGCTGTCCGCCTTCCTCATAGCCGACGTAGCCGGGCGGCGCGCCGATGAGGCGCGAGGTGGTGTGCCGCTCGCGGTATTCGCTCATGTCGATGCGTAGCAGCGCGTCCTCATCCCCGAAGAGGAACTCCGCCAGGGCACGCGCCAGCTCGGTCTTGCCCACGCCGGAAGGCCCAAGGAAGATGAAGCTCCCGATGGGCCGGCGGGGGTCCTTCAGGCCAGAACGGGCGCGGCGGATGGCATCGGAGACCGC
The nucleotide sequence above comes from Anaerolineae bacterium. Encoded proteins:
- a CDS encoding AAA family ATPase, whose translation is SQGEIILFIDELHTVVGAGAAPGAIDASNMMKPALARGELRCIGATTLDEYRKYIERDSALERRFAPIFVDEPTPEETLEMLYGLRDRYEAHHKVKISDEALEAAVRLSHRYVTDRRLPDKAIDLIDEAAAKLRVAIYSMPAELKELRNRLQQLAAEEEEAWANRDYERAATCKSERLQLEAEFKAAKEAWQASQNLDEVVDAEDVAEVVASWTGVPVKSLMQSEAEKLLQMEEYLHKRIIGQEKAVQAVSDAIRRARSGLKDPRRPIGSFIFLGPSGVGKTELARALAEFLFGDEDALLRIDMSEYRERHTTSRLIGAPPGYVGYEEGGQLTEAVRRRPYRVILFDEIEKAHPEVWNTLLQVLEDGRLTDGQGHTVDFRNTVIIMTSNLGTEFARKGGSLGFRTAGEEEEAYKLDEKRLHEALKTTFRPEFLNRIDEIIIFEPLTQEQVEQIVDLQMNEIRQRLQEFGVQIELTPAARRWLAQKGFDPQFGARPLRRTLQREVENPLSRKLLKGDICRDSAVIVDVEEDHIVFRPAEPNCVRLEHPITLDHPSGR